The genomic segment GCAGGGGGACCCGTTCCTGGGGCGAGCCTTTGTCAGCCTGGGGAATCCCGATTTCCTGGGGAGCTTCCTGGTGCTGGTCCTGCCGGCGCTGTGGCTGGAGCTGTGGGCGGCCTGGCGCGCCCGGCGTGTGGGGTATGCCGGCTGGCTGGCCGTGTGGACGGGCATCGCGTTGTGGCTGTTGTGGCGGTCCGGGGCGCGCGGGGCATGGCTGGGGCTGGCACTGGCCGGCGCGCTGGCCCTGACGCTGACAGCCGCGCGCCGGCGGCTTTGGGCCGGCGTACTGCTGGGCGCGGCGGCATCCCTTATGCTGGCCGCGGCCGGCATCTGGATCTTGGCACAGGGGCTTGCCCTGCCGGAAGCGGCCGGCTGGCTGGACCCGACGGGCAGTGGTCGGCAAAGAGGAGAGTTTTGGGGCGAATTGGTCTCGTTCCTGCGGCACGGCATGCCGGCGTGGCGGTTGGCCCTCGGATATGGCCCGGATGTGCAGGGGCTGGTCCTGCCGAATTATCTGGCGTACCGTGCTCCTACGGTGGGGGATCCCGCGCCCCTTCTGCTGGATCGGGCGCACAATGTCCTGCTGGATATCCTGCTCACAGAGGGAGCCGCCGGCCTGGTCTGTTGGGCGGCCC from the Anaerolineae bacterium genome contains:
- a CDS encoding O-antigen ligase family protein, translated to MRWAIVLTGSWVGLAGVWWALGWPLPRMWQGDPFLGRAFVSLGNPDFLGSFLVLVLPALWLELWAAWRARRVGYAGWLAVWTGIALWLLWRSGARGAWLGLALAGALALTLTAARRRLWAGVLLGAAASLMLAAAGIWILAQGLALPEAAGWLDPTGSGRQRGEFWGELVSFLRHGMPAWRLALGYGPDVQGLVLPNYLAYRAPTVGDPAPLLLDRAHNVLLDILLTEGAAGLVCWAALGAGAVMAGLRALAPRARWGRGIVVGAMGAAVVLAMGLAWRLPPAYWPAAIGIATAGGVSVGCAAA